The Malus sylvestris chromosome 14, drMalSylv7.2, whole genome shotgun sequence genome segment gattttcttattattaaataTTAGTCTACCAATGCTCTCTGCTTTCATACCCTTGCTGAATCCCTTTAGTACAGCTACCTTCTCACTTTcctcattttcttattattagtcttCCAATGCAAGCCTCGTTTATAAAttccatattaaaaaaaaagggaaccgaacaaaaccaaaccgaaaaaataaaactgaaccaaaagaaaattgaaccGAATCAAATTGAATGGaagtttcggtttggttttggttttggcaaaaaaccaaaCCCACTCCTAGCTCACGCCAGTCCTTAGATTGTAGGAACTCCAAGACTTATCGAGATCTAACTGATTCCATACTAGATTAGATCTCGTGTCTTGCGGAACAAGCTTGGTTATTCTAGCGAAGTCGCTCTGACTAAACTTCTGTGGTGGCACCGCTGCTCCAATGGATCCAACTTCGCTCGGAGCTAATGAGTCCATAACCGAACTTCTGAGGTAACGATATTCAGATCAACAAATTGGGTCCATATATTCACTATTCTAAAGAGGTGGAAAATCTGGTCTCACATATATAATGAAAAAACACCCATAGTAGGTAGCCTTAAAAAAAGTATATAGACATGGATTATTTTTTGGAATGCCTTATGGAACTTAACATCAATCACCCTTTCATAATTGAAACGTAAATTGCGTCACTAAAGACTTTGAAACATGATCCTGTCTCACTTTGTCACATTCCATCAAATCTgttaagggggcgtttgtttcaCCTCCTTAGgagggactggactggactggactacagTCCCATGTTTGATAGGTGatgggactaagttaagtgggACTAAAGGGGACTCGTGTGGACTAAAGGTCTCCTTAAAGGTTCTTAGCGAGGCACTCCCCAAACCATGGGACTTGCTAAGACCGGTTTCTTCCTCCTCCCTGAGAGCCCTTCTGTGAGTTCTGggcttcttcctcctccctgCGAGGGTTCTTCCACCACCAAAAAATGGCCAAATTTGTTCTATCACAAACTACAGCAAGCACATAACAAACGCAAAAATTCAATCTTTTCTCAGTTTTCCtaccaaccaaacaaaattaaacccaaaaccacatgaaatgaaagaaattaaCCTCCAGAACTCCTCGACGGTAATGAAGGTGTAGATCGGGCCGATGGAGCTGCCCCAATCCTCCTGCTTGGACTTGGCGGACTTTGCGGCAGGGCTATTGAACCAGAAGGTCCAGGAGTGCTCCAGGGAGTGAGACTGCGGCGCAATTCCCTTCGAAGGCTTCGACGACGCCGAGTCTTGGTTGCCGACGATCTCTCCTTCTTCAGGCTCGTCGTCATCCTCCCTCGGCTTAGCGTTCGCCTCGGTCTTTAGAGGAATCACAAcagcaaagaaaaggaaagggaaaaaaaaaaaagaacaaaagggGGTGATGAATGACGCTGttttgagggaggagagagtggaaaggaaaagaaaaagacgaAGAGAGGGAAAGGGTCGGagcaaaattaggaagaaatggAGATGGGTGGTTTCAGAATGAAAAAGCAAATAGACAGTggaagtaataaaatattactaaatatgtattaaataatataaaatattaataaaatataaatgaaaaaatataatattagaatttgttgttATCCTGTtgtttagtccgacactgcatcaaacgcttcactaagacagtccagcttagtctagtctaacccagtccaacttagtccctaaagctagtccagtccgagatagtccggtgcaacaaacgcaccctaagtcTCTAATGTGGCACAAGTCCACTTAGTTGCTGACATGTGTTGCCACATCATTGacacataaaaaatttaatattttaaaaacattaaaGAATCACTTTGAAAAATTAGCGATGGAAATTAGAGGAAAAGACTTGTGAGAGCGAGAGAAGTAGCAGCGGAAGAGAGAGGCTTGCGGCTGCGGCGATGTCAGGTAGCTGCATCACTCCTGGATCGTATTGTGAATGCCCACAAGCCTTGTTGTGTTCTTCGCCATAATCAACCGGGTCGCCCTTCATATAATAGAACAATTCACGAGCTCTGAAGCTTCAAAAACCCCCACTAAACCATGTTATCTTCAAAAGGTGCAGAACAAGAACAACTATTAAGATATAAATCATGAAAACTAAGGCATTTATTGCAAGTAGATTTGATGGATCGTACTTTTATATAGAGGATTTGAACACGAAAGAAGCCTAACAGAACCAATAGAGCAGAGTCGCGTATAATTTTAAACTCGTTCTCTAAACCCTAGCTGCTCTAAACCCATGAGTGTCGAATGAGAAATCTAGTGTATTGCTCATTCGATGCCCATGGGTATCGATTTGAGAAATCACCcatgtttttatttgttttctttgtagTTCACGTAGCATTCTTCGCCATATCCCAGCCTTCATCACCGTTTTTTGTGTCTTGGTAAACCCAATCCTTATCCTACAACCACCCTCCTTCAACCTCAAACATCCACCCTCTTCCACTTGTTCATTTGCCTCTCCTCTCCACCTGCCGTCCCTCCCTCAACCTCTACTCAAAGCCACGAGCAACAAACCAGATTTTGTCCCCTTAGTCTCATCCTCGTCCCTTTTGTTTTCGTTTTTGGTTCTACTTGCAGGTGCTTGTGTTTGTGGTTCAGATATGTTGACTCTTCTCCAGTGTATCAGTCTTGGTTTGGTTTGCGCTACGTTTCCTTCGTCGAATTCAACGCAGAGTTGGTTTTCTTCGGGTGATTACCTATGTGGTTGCTGGAAAGGTGATGGCGGCAGTCGAGGTCGTGTTGTGCAGGTTATCTTCTGCATTTTTGCTGATTGGGCTTTAGCTATCCCTATGTTTCAATGGAACTGCTTGCTTTGTTTTCGACCACAAAAAAGAACCAATAGAGCAGAATTTAGGTTGTTCTAAAAGAAAAATTGTGAACGGTGTACtggtaaataaaaaagaaatcttCTTGAGCAGTTTGGAAAAGGATTGAAGATTCGCATTCAACATAAACTGAATCAAGTAAATAAGCTAAGAGTAACCAATTAAAAGTTACGGTGAAAAATGGAATTACAATTTACAAATACCTCTGACTCTTCAACTTCTTCTTCAACCCCCAGAAAAGCAAAACTTAGAAGGCTCCTTACTACAGAACGAAAAGTCTGTAGCtttattttctctttaaaaCCAAACCTGAAGCTTTTCTACGTACGCATGAAAGCCCTTCTCCGCTGCCGTTCATTcactatttgtttcttttatttttaattttttaactgaTCTCTTGTAAacattaaatatattttaagctGATGTGGTAATGACATGGAAAACATGTCAGCAAGTAGTTGGCTCCACTTATGCCACAGGAACCAACATATTTGACGAAATGTGATAAAGTAAATACTGATCACGATCCTCTCCTTAGCAAATGGTGAAGATCATTCTAACCAAGTTCATCAGGccgttgaaattttatccaaatagttataattattataacttataGAAGGATCCTTGTTTGTAGTATTTGGATAAAATTTTAACGGCCCAATAAGCTTGGTTAGGAGGATCTTTATCCTTTGCTCAAGAGAGAATCCAAATCCAAAGTAATACGAAACTTGAGTTTCAACGTGTTGAATAACGCAATTTACATTTCAACTGTTAAATAACGCAATTTACATTTCAAGACAAAGACATTGCAAAACATAAGCCTAGAGACAACAACGTTttctaaaggaaaaaaaaaaaaactaaataatacaaaaatagattataaaaaaataaatctgGAATATGGTATACAGTaatggaggcagattgtctgtcCTCCTGTTATAGTGCCCTTCTCATCCACTTCTATTTGTGCAGTTACGATTAAgctacgtcaatattttatattgatttttttatagagataataagataaaaaataataaaaatataaaatgttgatgtgacttaaccgtgaccgcacaaatagaaaaaaataaaaaatacactataacaggagggcagacaatctaccTCCTACTGTAATACCTTGACAGAACAGCAAGCCATAGCTTTGTAGGTTTGTTGCTGTTTGCAAAacggaaattaaaaataaaaaagattctGCAGGTTGCTGCCGCTGCTGGCACCTCCAAGGCTCCAACGGCTAGTTTGAAAGATGACCACTCAACGGTCACTAACCCCTATCTGCCAAATAGACCAAAAGAATCATATATGTATGTTTTGGGGCCAATATCTaaatttttttgggaaattgtGTTCTTAATGTTGGGTTTTTGTTTATCTTCagttaaaataatatttataataCTCAATAGACTATTAAaaactaataatttttttaatcttttaggAATTGTGTTAATTAAATACCTTCACAATTCATTCTAAGAGACACATGGATCGTATCATTTGATCTATTGTtatatgctttttttttctgggaattGAAGAGGGACGTAGGTCggacttttgttttttttgttgtcaaACGATTGTTATATTATATGTTAAATTAGAGAGCCGGCGGGGTTCGAAATCATATAGTGGTGCAAGACCAACACTCATCTTTACTACTGTGATAGATGGCCACTTTCAAGTTGAACTTATGTTGAGGGGCACACACACAGAGGAGGAGGGGATCAACTAATCCTTTATgggtgtgtttgtttggctTCATTAAGTTTCAATGGATTGGACATGATTATATATTAGTATAGACATGTGTTTGTTATAGACAAGGCTAAATTTAATGGGATAAAGGAGGACTCGCCTTGACTAAATCTCTCACTAGAAGGTCTTAGCACGGCCCCTCCAAAACAACGGGATTGCTAGTCTCGCCTCCTTCATCTGCAAGCGTCCCATGAACCAACATGAGTAGCATCAGCACCTCTTCTCTGATGACCAAACCAGAAACGGCTGTCGCCGATCTCCATCGCGACAAAcccagtgtttttttttttggcatctAGGTCGGTGATTTGGGGTATTTCGCCATCTGGGTCCACCCAAACGATGACAAAGACGGGTCTTTTGCTACATCTGCTCTATTTTGCCCTTCCCATctcctttttccttgcatccCACAACTAGAAAATCCAACTcataaaacccaaaaaaattatGTGGGATGAGCTTGAATCAACGATGGGATTGATGTGGAAAGCAAACCAAAcccagaaaacataaaaatCCCTAATCACAGATCTTCCCTATCTTTCATCTTTGAGCCAATTACACATGCACCCCACCCCAACTCCTTAATTTTCACTCGATTTTGCTCTGTGGTTTGTTTTTGAAGACATGCAGTCGATTATGAAGTTGTGAGATGAAGTGAATGAGTAAGAGGGTGGGGGAGAAGGAGTTGGACGGGAAATGAAAAGgaaagagatgggaaaaaggaagaGAGATAGTTTGACCAAAGAAAAATGGAGAGATAGAGTGAATtctagaaaatgaaaaaaaacaaaaagaaaaaagaaaaaaattgatttttattaTCTTGCTTTTTAGTTCGAGACTATACTAAacacttcactaagttagtccagcttagtctattcTAAGCCAATCCATCTTAATCCTTAAAACTAGtctagtccgagatagtccTCCCAAAAGTTTGAAGGAATATGCCTGCATGGGCTTGGTTGTTACCTTGTGTACTTGGCGCAGTGGTGGcaacattttccctttttattgttttatctTTTTCATCATGTGCATCAATCCATATAAGTTAGGTGTAGGCAAACGGGCTCTGGACCCGAGGGTTGGGATGAGTCCAAATATGTAGGAAAACGGGTCATTGGCGCTAACCCTTTGTCTCTTAGTGTATGCTGTCAATTAGTCTCTCTCTCAGTCTGTCAACTCTTGTTGACTCCTAATCTTTCAGACCCAAATTCGCAGTGCAACTTCGTTGTCACAAGTCTTCACCCCTTTGCAAGACTCGTACACCTGTGCATCCGCAAAAACTGGCCCATTATGGGCGGGGTTAGattcagttttatttttaaaatacacACGATCCACTCCGTCTCATCCCATTTCATTTTCAAATGGGTTTGGTCCCTTCAATTTTGGTTGGTGGCTCGACACCTCAAAATCCATTTAGTATATAAATTTTTGCACTATATTTGGTAgttcaataattttttgttaacaaacaatataagCTACATTAAGGGGGTAGAGATAGGTttagccttacaatgggctagtaataatgtggttcaaaatcgcttttggcgagaatcgaacctaaaacctcttacttatgagtgaagatgaatacaacTAGACTGTAGTATTAAATGGCGACACTCCAAATATTTAAACAccttccttttcattttttttttcatttgtggagttcctaatttgttttattggatattatttttctctttttattacTTGGACACAAGTAAATACTAAATAGAGAAGTCACCAATGTTTATAAATACATAATTCGTTAAAAAGGTTGCGGGGCGTAGCCGCGCCAATTcactttttacttttcttttggttttttttctaaGTGGGGAGGGGACTAGTGAGTCTTAAAGTATAAGAATTCATTGGATACTTagtatatataaccatatatagGGACTGTATGGAGCATCTCCAAAACCACCATCTTTGAGTACTCATTTAAGGATTTAAAAAGAAACTTTGTGTACCTAAACGAATCGCCTCTAATTAAAGAGTCCTTATAGTAGAATCCCAAATTTGAggtttttatgattttatgtgAGAATTTGATTAGGTGCATATTTTTTTGAGCATTTTCTCTtgcattaattttaaaaattcaaactgcTATCTTTCAAATCTATATTCATAGTGAAATTTGAAACAATTAATGCATTTAATCATGACCAAGAAAATAGATAAACAAACACGGTGCTTCTCGAAAATTAATGGCCATTATTAATAGTCATATGACTTGTGATTTGGGCAAATCATTTTATAAACTAGCTATGAATAACGCctaaaaaattagacaatttgGATGATTAAGTCTAGATGGAGTTAAAATCAAACTGATTTTTACTTCATTCTAAACCGACTAGTTAAACTAATAAAAGTCGAATTGGGATTAAGTCGACCTGCGTTATCGAAccctaattaaaaattaaaaaatgggcGGCGCACCGCAACAAGGGCGCGTGTTTGACACTACCAACAGACAATCCAACgtctttttcattatttattccCTTCTTTTCAAACGTTGCGtggttttattttaaaatttagagtattttataattaatttaaaagtaAGTCAGTAAAATTTGAATTATTTgtctaaataataattcaatatatatttttctcctTCCTCAAATTCAACCCCTTCAATCATTTCAAGGACAaatcgctctctctctctctcgagcacgcacagtctctctctctgctcGTTGCATCGCGGCCCTTAAAGCCCTCAACCATC includes the following:
- the LOC126599767 gene encoding uncharacterized protein LOC126599767; this translates as MTTSLKKERSSATKTRRRRSLRRELRRSLTPWSTPGPSGSIALPQSPPSPSRRIGAAPSARSTPSLPSRSSGVCDRTNLAIFWWWKNPRREEEEAQNSQKGSQGGGRNRS